A DNA window from Gemmatimonadota bacterium contains the following coding sequences:
- a CDS encoding TauD/TfdA family dioxygenase gives MLNKQITDSRAWTAETIDASSDWYYPLSESYLSALDSEVQKHADAISDLRVSDTIAWAPCLQPILDALQTGRGFAIIERLPVEYYTQDEARAAYWMVGQCLGVPFEQNIEGTLLYDVRDTGRDVKSGARFSVTNAESSFHTDGAFGTQVPEIVGLLCIKTARTGGRSQLISACAVYNILHRQAPNVLNALYSSFYFDRRGQFLPGEAPVKKTPVFYWDKQTLIMRYLHYYIQVGHREADIPLTSEQERALQAVEDILKRPEMRVEFDLTPGQMLFTNNDWILHNRTAFEDHPDPDQRRHYVRLWLMQKDNVDGCIENRD, from the coding sequence ATGTTAAACAAACAAATAACAGACTCCCGCGCGTGGACTGCTGAGACAATTGATGCGTCTTCTGACTGGTATTACCCCTTGTCTGAAAGCTATTTATCTGCGCTCGACAGCGAAGTGCAAAAACATGCGGACGCAATATCTGATCTTCGCGTCTCCGACACCATCGCCTGGGCGCCGTGTCTCCAACCCATTCTGGACGCATTGCAAACCGGACGAGGATTTGCCATCATCGAGCGCTTGCCCGTAGAATATTACACGCAGGACGAAGCGCGAGCCGCATATTGGATGGTAGGGCAATGTTTGGGCGTACCCTTTGAACAAAATATCGAAGGCACGCTACTCTACGACGTGCGAGACACCGGACGAGATGTAAAATCGGGCGCGCGCTTTTCCGTAACCAATGCAGAAAGTTCGTTTCACACAGATGGCGCATTCGGAACACAAGTACCCGAAATAGTCGGCCTGTTATGTATCAAAACCGCGCGGACAGGTGGGCGCAGCCAATTAATCAGTGCCTGTGCAGTATACAATATATTACACCGTCAAGCGCCCAATGTTCTAAACGCGCTTTACTCATCTTTCTATTTTGACCGACGCGGACAATTTCTCCCGGGCGAAGCACCTGTAAAAAAGACCCCTGTTTTTTACTGGGACAAACAAACACTGATCATGCGCTACCTGCACTATTATATCCAGGTGGGACATCGAGAAGCAGATATACCACTCACATCAGAACAAGAGCGCGCACTACAAGCCGTTGAAGACATATTAAAGCGTCCCGAAATGCGTGTGGAATTTGATCTCACACCCGGACAAATGCTATTTACCAACAACGACTGGATCCTGCACAACCGAACGGCTTTTGAAGACCATCCAGACCCAGACCAAAGACGGCATTACGTGCGACTGTGGTTGATGCAAAAGGACAATGTAGATGGCTGCATTGAGAACCGCGATTGA
- a CDS encoding UTP--glucose-1-phosphate uridylyltransferase: MEIEKVVIPVAGLGTSLLPATKSQPKEMLPVGRKPVVQYVVEEVIEQGLKKILFVTGKDKRTIEDHFDRDPELQNYLSESDHENLLDELDYEREGVKFFYTRQIIPSGHITPAGIGDAISRAEDFVAGEPFVVAFGDTIIKSGNHAGLLRRMIKSHRENGASCTIAVVEVPEGEENQYGIVEPVNGESEDDFEIAHIVEKPAPENAPSNLGVAARYIFNPEIFIALKRTSPSYRGKLELTDAISTLIKMGHTVRCIKLYPEELRYDIGDFESYFKSFIDFALFDQRYGYLLRQYLQKRLRQF, translated from the coding sequence ATGGAGATTGAAAAAGTCGTTATTCCGGTTGCCGGTTTGGGTACGAGTCTGTTGCCTGCGACCAAATCTCAGCCCAAAGAGATGTTGCCCGTGGGACGGAAACCCGTGGTTCAGTATGTGGTTGAAGAGGTGATTGAACAGGGGTTAAAGAAAATACTCTTTGTGACGGGAAAGGATAAGCGTACGATAGAAGATCATTTTGATCGGGATCCGGAATTGCAGAATTATCTCTCGGAGAGCGATCACGAGAATTTGCTCGATGAACTCGATTATGAAAGAGAAGGGGTTAAATTTTTTTATACGCGACAAATTATTCCTTCCGGTCATATTACGCCCGCGGGCATAGGCGATGCCATTAGCAGGGCTGAGGACTTTGTTGCCGGCGAGCCATTTGTGGTGGCGTTTGGCGATACGATTATCAAATCGGGCAATCATGCGGGTCTCTTGCGACGGATGATCAAATCGCATCGAGAAAATGGCGCCAGTTGTACTATTGCGGTTGTTGAAGTGCCTGAGGGCGAAGAAAACCAGTATGGTATTGTCGAGCCTGTGAACGGCGAGTCTGAAGACGATTTTGAAATCGCGCATATTGTGGAGAAGCCCGCACCGGAAAATGCACCGAGCAATCTCGGCGTGGCCGCGCGTTATATTTTTAATCCAGAAATTTTTATTGCTCTCAAACGCACATCTCCCAGTTACAGGGGCAAGCTCGAGCTTACAGATGCGATTTCGACACTTATTAAAATGGGACATACTGTTCGCTGTATCAAGTTGTATCCCGAAGAATTGCGCTATGATATTGGCGATTTTGAATCGTATTTCAAATCCTTTATCGATTTTGCCCTTTTCGATCAGCGCTATGGGTACCTTCTCCGCCAGTACCTGCAAAAGCGCCTGAGACAATTCTAA
- a CDS encoding glycosyltransferase family 4 protein, with protein sequence MSSKNNFRILFLARRYPPSVGGIQTHCYNLYHRLIEMCSVKLVALGRDSLLHLIWFVPYAFLISFCCVIFRRVDAIYFSDGVICSIAPFLRLFTRVRFVVTIYGLEMTFSNPIFSRMMRFGVSFCDRVAVISQITRELSIQAGVPAEKIDIIYLGIDPPSIPRAQREALKARFEAEHGVQFGRDKIVLNFGRQVPRKGVAKFLACGVPLLNRDIKLIVSGSGPDAERIREIWKENGLQDRVLLLYLSDEELGFIRGEADLFIMPNVPYPNDVEGFGITHLECMHDGTPVVAFAVDALTESVSKGGYLIPPNDYQAFVDQIHVFFQLPATEREEIEREARDYVRSGFTWDKTAVEYFDLFMR encoded by the coding sequence ATGTCTTCTAAAAACAACTTCCGCATCCTTTTTCTCGCGCGTCGCTACCCGCCCAGTGTGGGGGGTATTCAGACGCATTGTTATAATCTCTATCATCGTTTGATTGAGATGTGTTCGGTCAAACTGGTGGCACTGGGTAGAGATTCGCTTTTGCATCTGATCTGGTTCGTGCCTTATGCGTTTCTGATATCATTTTGTTGTGTTATTTTCAGGCGGGTTGATGCGATTTATTTTAGCGATGGCGTGATTTGTTCTATTGCGCCATTTCTGAGGTTGTTCACGCGCGTGCGTTTTGTGGTGACTATTTACGGTTTGGAGATGACGTTTTCCAATCCGATATTTAGCCGCATGATGCGCTTTGGTGTTTCGTTTTGTGACAGGGTGGCTGTTATCAGTCAAATTACCAGAGAACTTTCCATTCAGGCTGGTGTGCCCGCTGAAAAAATTGATATTATTTATCTCGGTATCGATCCGCCCAGTATTCCGAGGGCGCAGCGCGAGGCTCTCAAAGCGCGATTTGAAGCCGAACACGGCGTTCAATTTGGGCGGGATAAAATTGTTCTGAATTTCGGCAGGCAGGTGCCTCGGAAAGGCGTGGCTAAATTTTTGGCATGCGGTGTGCCGTTGCTCAATCGAGATATCAAACTGATCGTTAGCGGTTCTGGGCCAGATGCCGAGCGCATTCGCGAGATTTGGAAAGAAAATGGTCTCCAAGACCGCGTGTTGTTGCTTTATCTGAGCGATGAAGAGTTGGGATTTATCAGAGGAGAAGCCGATCTTTTTATTATGCCCAATGTGCCCTATCCCAACGATGTGGAGGGGTTTGGCATTACCCATCTCGAGTGTATGCACGATGGTACGCCTGTTGTTGCTTTTGCTGTGGATGCGCTTACGGAGAGTGTTAGCAAGGGGGGGTATCTTATTCCGCCCAATGATTATCAGGCGTTTGTCGATCAGATTCACGTTTTTTTTCAATTGCCCGCAACAGAGCGCGAAGAAATAGAACGCGAAGCCCGCGATTATGTGCGTTCTGGGTTTACATGGGATAAGACTGCGGTAGAATATTTCGATCTTTTTATGCGTTGA
- a CDS encoding thiamine pyrophosphate-binding protein, translating into MTGADVLIQSLKAQGVDMLTGMPGNQNIHLYDAVLRAGGIRHLLIRHEQGATLIANGYARASGRVGVALTVPGPGSTNASTGLVDAHTDCVPVLLITGGTEVAFDGRDRAKCFHGLDQASFFKSITHFFARPRSVGEIPDAVVGAFKALRAPRPGPAVIELPTDVAAEEGVADIPPVVEGDRLYPDSADIDRVVSVLRAAKCPAILAGSAVIHANATDALRSLAEGLNIPVVYTRLGKGVMPDGHPLTVGHCSAQAGKTILGSADLLLAIGCRFTQIDTRSWSLPLPDRKVQLDPDPRELGREYPIETGAAGDLALSIPQLVEVAGGYTADWGDFVERTRAEAGANRAPVPIMGVTRKSLPEDAIIVVDVTSIGYRAFDEYPITVPRTFLYPSHSVTLGFAVPAAIGAKLACPDQQVVAFCGDGGFQMTASELATAAEHGIETVSVVSNDGSLSAIRGAQAQAFNGRVIDTDMKTPRLADLARSLGARGIRVDDPDRFEAVFADTLGLEGPAVIEVMMEKQRDYLISRVPWLYPE; encoded by the coding sequence ATGACTGGTGCTGATGTACTTATCCAGAGTCTGAAAGCGCAGGGTGTTGATATGCTTACGGGTATGCCCGGCAATCAGAATATTCATCTTTACGACGCGGTGCTGCGCGCTGGTGGTATTCGCCATTTGCTCATCCGCCACGAACAGGGCGCGACTTTGATTGCGAATGGGTATGCGCGCGCTTCTGGGCGCGTTGGTGTCGCGCTTACTGTTCCGGGTCCTGGTTCGACAAATGCTTCTACGGGTCTGGTGGATGCCCATACGGATTGCGTTCCCGTGCTGTTGATTACCGGGGGGACAGAGGTTGCTTTTGACGGTCGGGATCGCGCCAAGTGTTTTCACGGTCTGGATCAAGCGTCTTTTTTTAAGTCGATTACGCACTTTTTTGCGCGTCCCAGGTCTGTTGGTGAAATTCCCGATGCGGTTGTCGGTGCGTTCAAGGCACTGCGCGCTCCGCGTCCTGGTCCCGCGGTTATTGAATTGCCGACCGATGTCGCTGCGGAAGAGGGTGTGGCGGATATTCCGCCTGTAGTTGAGGGGGATCGCCTGTATCCGGATAGCGCGGATATTGACCGCGTGGTCTCGGTGCTTCGCGCGGCAAAATGTCCGGCTATTCTGGCGGGTAGCGCGGTTATTCACGCCAATGCTACCGATGCGCTTCGTTCTCTTGCAGAGGGGCTCAATATTCCCGTTGTTTATACCCGTTTGGGAAAGGGGGTTATGCCAGATGGTCATCCCCTGACTGTGGGGCATTGTTCGGCGCAGGCGGGTAAGACGATTCTCGGCAGTGCCGATTTGCTTCTCGCGATTGGCTGCCGCTTTACGCAGATCGATACGCGGAGCTGGTCGCTTCCGCTGCCGGATCGCAAGGTTCAACTCGATCCCGATCCGCGAGAGCTTGGGCGCGAGTATCCGATTGAAACGGGTGCTGCAGGCGATCTGGCGCTGTCGATTCCCCAGCTTGTCGAGGTGGCGGGTGGTTATACAGCGGATTGGGGCGATTTTGTCGAGCGCACGCGTGCCGAAGCCGGGGCCAATCGCGCGCCAGTGCCCATTATGGGGGTTACGCGCAAGTCGCTTCCCGAGGATGCGATTATTGTGGTGGATGTTACGTCTATTGGGTATCGCGCGTTTGACGAGTATCCGATTACTGTGCCGCGTACGTTTCTCTATCCCAGTCATTCGGTTACGCTGGGGTTTGCGGTTCCCGCTGCTATTGGCGCGAAGCTCGCGTGTCCAGATCAGCAGGTTGTGGCGTTTTGCGGCGATGGCGGATTTCAGATGACGGCGAGTGAACTCGCTACTGCGGCCGAACACGGTATTGAGACGGTTTCGGTTGTTTCCAATGATGGCAGTCTTTCTGCGATTCGCGGCGCTCAGGCGCAGGCTTTTAATGGTCGGGTGATCGATACGGATATGAAGACGCCCCGTCTTGCAGATCTGGCGCGGTCTCTGGGTGCACGGGGTATCCGCGTGGATGATCCCGACCGTTTTGAAGCGGTTTTTGCCGATACTCTGGGGCTGGAAGGTCCTGCTGTGATTGAGGTGATGATGGAGAAACAACGCGATTATCTCATCAGCCGCGTGCCGTGGCTTTACCCGGAATAG
- a CDS encoding PBP1A family penicillin-binding protein, with the protein MAIYCVICAVGYLGIAAAVIYAYKDGLPSFDKLEDVDPAQTTNIFSRDGVELKKFWVQRRDPIAFEQLPSAVIDALIVTEDQRFWGHWGVSVPDIIRVVFRNVYTSGTLKGHGASTLTQQLARNIFLTLDPTWKRKIQEQMTAVLLERTYTKREIITMYFNQMYFGNSAYGIQTAARRFFGKDVERLRMEEGALLVGLLKGPLPYSPIYHPERSLDRRNNVVLYNMRGSGKITAVEYDSIAQRPIVLKENREEVGEAPYFTEDIRKYLEYTYGLSVLYDGATVTTTLDSRLQEIAEDVVSQNLMERIKDRVAANWKRDPPDAAFFAKIKTHQDTLANLVLQGALVALDPHTGHILAMVGGRNFEESKFNRATQALRQPGSAFKPFIYTAAVDKGHTPTWRLPDTAVSIKMYDGTYWQPENYDRKFLGWMTMREGLAGSRNVVTTQVLEKVGPKTVVDYAMKMGIDSQVQPVLSLGMGTSEVKLLELVSAYGTLANKGIRVTPMSILKIEDKNGNVLEENVQGREQVVLSEETAAVTVNLMQSILDMRAGENYAVLTGTGWSARTAYGFRRPAAGKTGTTQEYADAWFIGFTPQIVCGVWVGFDSKVSMGRRMSGAAVALPIWAEFMWRAHTVLQLPVEDFVLPEDIPKVEVCGETYQVASIYCSRRYTEVFKPGTEPKRPCPVHTSNTQSLPSPSQPKKSKTKREYQF; encoded by the coding sequence ATGGCGATCTATTGTGTTATTTGCGCGGTGGGGTATTTGGGCATTGCTGCTGCGGTGATTTACGCGTACAAAGATGGTTTGCCGTCTTTTGACAAGTTGGAGGATGTGGATCCCGCGCAAACGACTAATATTTTTTCTCGAGATGGGGTCGAGTTGAAGAAGTTCTGGGTGCAGAGGCGCGATCCCATTGCGTTTGAGCAGTTGCCGAGTGCCGTGATCGATGCTCTGATTGTTACGGAAGATCAGCGTTTTTGGGGGCACTGGGGTGTGAGTGTTCCCGATATTATCCGCGTGGTGTTCCGCAATGTTTATACGTCTGGTACTTTGAAAGGGCACGGTGCGAGTACGCTGACGCAACAATTGGCGCGCAATATTTTTTTGACGCTGGATCCAACGTGGAAGCGGAAGATTCAGGAGCAGATGACTGCCGTGCTTTTGGAGCGCACCTATACCAAGCGCGAAATTATTACGATGTATTTTAATCAGATGTATTTTGGCAATAGTGCGTACGGTATTCAGACTGCTGCGCGCCGCTTTTTTGGGAAGGATGTCGAGCGGTTGAGGATGGAGGAGGGGGCGTTGTTGGTCGGGCTTTTGAAGGGGCCGCTTCCCTATTCGCCGATTTACCATCCCGAGCGCTCGCTGGATAGGCGCAATAATGTGGTGTTGTACAATATGCGGGGGTCGGGCAAGATTACGGCGGTAGAATACGATTCGATTGCTCAGCGTCCGATTGTTTTGAAGGAGAATCGCGAGGAGGTGGGAGAGGCGCCCTATTTTACAGAGGATATCCGCAAGTATTTGGAATATACCTATGGGCTGAGTGTGCTTTACGATGGCGCGACTGTTACTACGACGCTGGATAGTCGGTTACAGGAGATTGCAGAGGATGTGGTGTCGCAAAATTTGATGGAGCGGATAAAAGATCGCGTGGCTGCCAATTGGAAGCGCGATCCCCCGGATGCGGCATTTTTTGCGAAGATCAAGACGCATCAGGATACGCTGGCGAATCTGGTATTGCAAGGGGCGCTGGTGGCGCTGGATCCGCATACGGGACATATTCTGGCGATGGTGGGCGGGCGCAATTTTGAAGAGAGTAAGTTTAACCGCGCTACGCAGGCTCTGCGGCAGCCGGGGTCTGCTTTTAAGCCTTTTATTTATACGGCTGCGGTTGATAAGGGCCATACGCCTACGTGGCGGTTGCCCGATACTGCTGTGTCGATTAAGATGTACGATGGGACGTATTGGCAGCCGGAGAATTACGACCGAAAATTTTTGGGGTGGATGACGATGCGCGAGGGGCTTGCGGGTTCTCGCAATGTGGTGACGACCCAGGTGTTGGAAAAGGTGGGTCCAAAGACGGTGGTGGATTACGCGATGAAGATGGGTATTGATTCGCAGGTTCAACCGGTTTTGTCTTTGGGGATGGGGACGAGTGAGGTCAAGTTGCTGGAATTGGTGTCGGCTTATGGGACGCTGGCGAATAAGGGTATTCGGGTGACGCCGATGTCGATTTTGAAGATTGAAGATAAGAATGGGAATGTGCTCGAGGAGAATGTGCAGGGGCGCGAACAGGTTGTGCTGAGCGAAGAGACTGCGGCTGTGACTGTGAATCTGATGCAGTCGATTCTGGATATGCGGGCGGGTGAAAATTACGCGGTTTTGACGGGTACGGGGTGGAGTGCGCGTACGGCTTATGGATTTCGTCGTCCCGCCGCGGGGAAGACGGGTACGACGCAGGAGTATGCCGATGCGTGGTTTATTGGGTTTACGCCACAGATTGTGTGTGGGGTTTGGGTGGGGTTTGATTCCAAGGTGTCGATGGGGCGTCGGATGTCGGGTGCGGCTGTGGCGTTGCCGATTTGGGCGGAGTTTATGTGGCGCGCGCACACGGTGCTTCAGTTGCCGGTTGAAGATTTTGTGTTGCCGGAGGATATTCCAAAGGTGGAGGTTTGTGGGGAGACATACCAGGTGGCGTCTATTTATTGTTCCAGGCGCTATACGGAGGTGTTTAAGCCGGGTACTGAACCCAAGCGCCCGTGTCCTGTACACACTTCGAATACGCAGTCTTTGCCCTCGCCCAGTCAACCGAAGAAGTCTAAGACCAAACGGGAATATCAGTTTTGA